One genomic window of Devosia salina includes the following:
- a CDS encoding amino acid ABC transporter ATP-binding protein has translation MPPIVELKDVHKSFGPVAVLKGVSFSVDKGQVVAIIGQSGSGKSTALRCLDRLETIDSGELRVCEQELSGKDVDLRALRRDVGIVFQSYNLFPHLTVAENIMLAPRSVKKMGRSEARQLAADVLGRVGLADRLDAYPEQLSGGQQQRVAIARSLAMQPKVMLFDEVTSALDPELTGEVLKVIEKLAADGMTMILVTHEMEFAQRVADLVIYMRDGKVHESGPPDIMTNPSTPELRRFVSAGQHARPHAVADDAGTIPVLGTPAE, from the coding sequence ATGCCGCCAATCGTTGAGCTGAAAGACGTCCACAAGAGCTTCGGCCCGGTCGCCGTGCTCAAGGGCGTGAGCTTTTCCGTCGACAAGGGTCAGGTCGTCGCCATCATCGGCCAGAGCGGCTCGGGCAAGAGCACGGCCCTGCGCTGTCTTGACCGGCTGGAGACCATCGACTCCGGCGAACTGCGCGTCTGTGAGCAGGAACTCTCAGGCAAGGATGTCGACCTGCGCGCCCTGCGTCGCGACGTCGGCATCGTGTTCCAGAGCTATAATCTGTTTCCCCACCTGACCGTGGCCGAGAACATCATGCTGGCACCACGTAGCGTCAAGAAGATGGGTCGCAGCGAGGCGCGGCAACTGGCCGCCGACGTGCTGGGTCGGGTCGGTCTCGCCGACCGGCTCGATGCTTATCCGGAACAGCTTTCCGGCGGGCAGCAGCAGCGTGTCGCCATTGCGCGCAGCCTCGCCATGCAGCCCAAAGTCATGCTGTTCGACGAGGTGACCTCGGCGCTCGATCCCGAACTCACTGGGGAAGTGCTTAAGGTGATCGAGAAGCTGGCCGCCGACGGCATGACCATGATCCTCGTTACCCATGAGATGGAATTCGCACAGCGCGTCGCCGATCTCGTGATCTACATGCGCGACGGCAAGGTGCATGAGAGCGGGCCGCCCGACATCATGACCAATCCGTCAACGCCCGAACTGCGTCGCTTCGTCAGCGCCGGCCAGCATGCCCGTCCGCATGCCGTGGCCGACGATGCCGGCACCATTCCCGTGCTTGGCACCCCGGCGGAATGA
- a CDS encoding amino acid ABC transporter permease → MNWQQAYFLLQGLWGTIVLSLLTFLFGGILAFVLALTRISPLVPLRFLAATYIQIIQGIPLLVIMGICYFGPAIVGGYDMPALAAATLAMTVYSAAFLADIWRSALQAVPKPQWEAAECLGLTRWQRMRQVIIPQAIRISTPPTVGFMVQIIKNTSIASLVIGYSELGYFAKLLNNSTFQPFLFFGAAAALYFIISYPLSVGSRVLERKLNAANR, encoded by the coding sequence ATGAACTGGCAACAAGCCTATTTCCTGCTGCAGGGCCTCTGGGGCACGATCGTGCTCAGCCTGCTGACCTTTCTCTTCGGCGGCATCCTGGCCTTCGTGCTGGCGCTGACGCGCATCTCCCCGCTCGTGCCGCTGCGCTTTCTGGCAGCGACCTATATACAGATCATCCAGGGCATTCCCCTGCTGGTCATCATGGGCATCTGCTACTTCGGGCCCGCCATTGTCGGGGGCTATGACATGCCGGCGCTCGCCGCCGCCACCCTGGCGATGACCGTCTATTCCGCCGCCTTCCTCGCCGATATCTGGCGCAGCGCCCTCCAGGCCGTGCCCAAGCCGCAATGGGAGGCTGCCGAGTGCCTGGGCCTGACCCGTTGGCAGCGCATGCGCCAGGTGATCATTCCCCAAGCCATCCGCATCTCGACCCCACCTACCGTGGGCTTCATGGTTCAGATCATCAAGAACACGTCCATCGCATCGCTAGTCATCGGCTATTCGGAACTGGGCTACTTCGCCAAGCTGCTCAACAACTCCACCTTCCAGCCCTTCCTGTTCTTCGGCGCGGCGGCCGCGCTCTATTTCATCATCAGCTATCCGCTTTCGGTCGGAAGCCGCGTTCTCGAGAGGAAACTCAATGCCGCCAATCGTTGA
- a CDS encoding amino acid ABC transporter permease produces MSYQFNFSAVLGYWPLVWTGVLVTLRLAFFSTIFGFTLGTLCALGRTSGSASLQRVIAVYVEVIRNTPLIIQAYFLIFGLSSVGVRWPIEVGATLALVINIGAYTTEIMRAGIESVRKTQLEAAECLGLNRWQTFIHIVLRPAMERVYPALTGQYVLLMLVTSILSSVGVEELFGIANRIQTETYRNFEVFIVLGFAYLVLSLFVRFVFYLLGLVLFPRRRKLGTAL; encoded by the coding sequence ATGAGCTACCAATTCAACTTTTCGGCCGTTCTCGGCTATTGGCCGCTGGTCTGGACCGGCGTGCTGGTCACCCTGCGGCTGGCCTTCTTCTCCACCATCTTCGGCTTTACTCTCGGCACCCTGTGCGCCCTGGGGCGCACCAGCGGCTCGGCGTCGCTGCAGCGCGTGATCGCCGTCTATGTCGAGGTCATCCGCAATACACCGCTGATCATTCAGGCCTATTTCCTGATTTTCGGCCTGTCGAGCGTGGGCGTTCGCTGGCCCATCGAAGTGGGCGCGACGCTGGCTCTGGTCATCAACATCGGCGCCTATACGACCGAAATCATGCGCGCCGGCATCGAATCCGTGCGCAAGACCCAGCTGGAAGCCGCCGAATGCCTCGGTCTCAACCGCTGGCAGACCTTCATCCACATCGTGCTGCGCCCTGCCATGGAGCGCGTCTATCCCGCGCTGACCGGCCAATATGTGCTGCTGATGCTGGTGACCAGCATTCTCTCCTCGGTGGGCGTCGAAGAACTGTTCGGCATCGCCAATCGCATCCAGACCGAGACCTACCGCAACTTCGAGGTCTTCATCGTGCTGGGCTTTGCCTATCTGGTGCTGTCGCTCTTCGTGCGCTTTGTCTTTTACCTGCTCGGACTTGTCCTGTTTCCCCGCCGGCGCAAGCTCGGCACAGCGCTGTGA